In one window of Romboutsia hominis DNA:
- a CDS encoding YIEGIA family protein — MDTAFVVALSIGVLSRLIMLNVDKKQYPTQPNVLLTQLVLAFVASALGALVVPALLEKSYTSITFLSLAAEQFRKVRESRRNTLQNLEDIQLVKRGSAFIEEIARTYEVRNYMCIVTSFSTISLYHFMIKEFNISQNSSLLISGVFGLILAIILKKLLKRKSIEDIADVRQVEIKFVDESILQVGDLKGITNVGLESDRQRYLENGIGIEIIPKDNNYINASVLYDAGQRQAIVYNIYSRVGLFRDDNEPAFVPLPRRHPQKQSIMIAYVPIERDVEKVLEAVRSCPILSSSKGRNLSINYKIGEKGSV, encoded by the coding sequence ATGGATACAGCATTTGTAGTGGCCTTATCAATAGGTGTGCTATCTAGGTTAATAATGTTAAATGTAGATAAAAAACAATACCCTACACAACCAAACGTGCTTTTAACACAACTTGTGTTAGCATTTGTAGCTTCAGCATTAGGAGCATTAGTTGTTCCTGCTTTACTAGAGAAGTCATATACATCAATTACATTTTTATCATTGGCAGCAGAACAGTTTAGAAAAGTAAGAGAAAGTAGAAGAAATACACTTCAAAACTTAGAAGATATTCAATTAGTTAAAAGAGGAAGTGCGTTTATAGAAGAAATAGCAAGAACATATGAAGTAAGAAATTATATGTGTATAGTAACATCTTTTTCAACTATATCTTTGTATCATTTTATGATAAAAGAATTTAATATATCTCAAAATAGTAGCTTACTTATAAGTGGGGTATTTGGACTTATATTAGCTATAATACTTAAAAAATTATTAAAAAGAAAGTCTATTGAAGACATAGCAGATGTTCGACAAGTAGAAATAAAATTTGTTGATGAATCAATTCTTCAAGTAGGAGATTTAAAGGGAATAACAAATGTAGGTCTTGAAAGTGATAGACAAAGATATTTAGAAAATGGAATAGGTATAGAAATTATCCCAAAAGACAACAATTATATAAATGCAAGTGTATTATACGATGCAGGACAAAGGCAAGCTATAGTATATAATATATATTCAAGAGTAGGACTTTTTAGAGATGATAATGAACCGGCATTTGTACCTCTTCCAAGAAGACATCCTCAGAAACAAAGTATAATGATAGCTTATGTACCAATAGAGAGAGATGTAGAAAAAGTGTTAGAGGCTGTTAGGTCTTGTCCGATATTATCTAGTTCAAAAGGTAGAAATCTATCTATTAATTATAAAATAGGCGAGAAAGGAAGTGTATAA
- a CDS encoding NAD(P)H-dependent glycerol-3-phosphate dehydrogenase — MEKVCILGAGSWGSALGLVLAKKGYEVSIWTLSQEQADKINKTKENIDYLPGVLFPNNITLTTSLEEAVLDSKIIVLAVPSQAIRSVSSSLKPFVKDEQIVVDVAKGLERGTGLRLSEVVAEELPNNPYVTLSGPSHAEEVARDIPTTVVVASENLEVAQIVQDMFMTPKFRVYTNPDIVGVELGGALKNIIAFGAGICDGLGYGDNAKAALMTRGIREIGRLGVKMGANLSTFSGLSGIGDLIVTCTSMHSRNRRAGILIGQGKSLEETLAEVKMVVEGITATEVAYDVSKKLGIDMPITSAIYSVLHEGANPNEVVADLMMRNKTHEIEEVVEDKLGF, encoded by the coding sequence ATGGAAAAAGTATGTATTTTAGGAGCTGGAAGTTGGGGAAGTGCATTAGGTTTAGTACTAGCTAAAAAAGGCTATGAAGTAAGCATATGGACTTTAAGTCAAGAACAAGCTGATAAAATAAATAAGACAAAAGAAAATATAGATTATTTACCAGGGGTTTTATTCCCAAATAACATAACACTTACAACATCTTTAGAAGAAGCAGTACTAGACAGTAAAATTATAGTATTAGCAGTACCTTCTCAAGCTATAAGAAGTGTTTCAAGTAGCCTAAAGCCATTTGTAAAAGATGAACAAATAGTAGTAGATGTTGCAAAAGGATTAGAAAGAGGAACTGGGCTTAGACTATCAGAGGTTGTAGCTGAGGAGCTTCCAAATAATCCTTATGTAACTTTATCAGGTCCATCTCATGCAGAAGAAGTTGCAAGAGATATACCTACTACAGTAGTAGTTGCATCAGAAAATTTAGAAGTGGCTCAAATAGTTCAAGATATGTTTATGACACCTAAATTTAGAGTGTATACTAACCCTGACATAGTAGGAGTTGAACTTGGTGGAGCTCTTAAAAATATAATTGCATTTGGTGCAGGTATATGTGATGGTTTAGGATATGGAGATAATGCAAAAGCTGCACTTATGACTAGAGGTATAAGAGAAATAGGAAGATTAGGAGTTAAAATGGGTGCTAATTTATCTACTTTCTCAGGACTATCAGGTATAGGTGATTTAATAGTTACTTGTACAAGTATGCATAGTAGAAATAGAAGAGCAGGAATTCTTATAGGGCAAGGAAAAAGTTTAGAAGAAACTCTTGCTGAAGTTAAAATGGTAGTAGAAGGTATAACTGCTACAGAAGTTGCTTATGATGTTTCTAAAAAGCTAGGTATAGATATGCCAATTACAAGTGCAATATATTCTGTACTTCACGAAGGTGCAAATCCAAATGAAGTAGTAGCAGATTTAATGATGAGAAACAAAACACATGAAATAGAAGAAGTAGTGGAAGATAAGCTAGGATTTTAA
- a CDS encoding DUF512 domain-containing protein translates to MEVNVKKMNNVVSKVYNNSIAEELGIEVGDILISINGQPIQDIIEYRFLLSDEYLEVEIQKINGEIYVYEIEKEYDDDLGIEFSNPIIDKAKSCRNKCVFCFIDQLPKGMRETLYFKDDDSRLSFLQGNFVTLTNMSEEDIDKIIRYRISPINISVHTTNPELRQKMIKNKFAGKLYDIMKRLADAQIQMNCQIVLCPGYNDKEELERTVSDLSKLYPYVNSAAAVPVGITKHRDHLPNLEIFNEKTARETIEQVEKLHEKYLKELGTRFIFLSDEFYVMANKKLLDYDEYEGFIQFENGVGMISKLEREIQDQLTTLSEEKINIKKKVSIATGHSAYEFICKMAKEIMDKCPNMEINVYKIINNFFGETITVSGLITATDIMDQLKGIDLGETLYIPRSMLKADEDIFLDNITLEELNNKMGIEVIPCLNEGKDFVDKILK, encoded by the coding sequence ATGGAAGTAAACGTAAAGAAAATGAATAACGTAGTTAGCAAAGTTTATAATAATAGTATTGCAGAGGAACTAGGAATAGAGGTAGGAGACATACTTATTTCTATAAATGGCCAACCAATACAAGATATAATAGAATATAGATTTTTATTAAGTGATGAATACTTAGAAGTTGAGATACAAAAAATAAATGGTGAAATATATGTATATGAGATAGAAAAAGAATATGATGATGATTTAGGTATAGAATTTTCTAACCCTATAATAGACAAAGCTAAAAGTTGTAGAAATAAATGTGTATTTTGCTTTATAGATCAACTTCCAAAAGGAATGAGAGAAACTCTTTATTTTAAAGATGATGACTCAAGATTATCATTTTTACAAGGTAACTTTGTAACTCTTACAAATATGAGTGAAGAAGATATAGATAAAATAATAAGATACAGAATAAGTCCAATAAATATATCAGTTCATACTACAAACCCAGAACTTAGACAGAAGATGATAAAAAATAAGTTTGCAGGTAAATTATATGATATAATGAAAAGATTAGCAGATGCACAGATACAAATGAACTGTCAAATAGTTTTATGTCCTGGATATAATGATAAAGAAGAATTAGAAAGAACAGTATCTGATTTATCTAAATTATATCCATATGTAAATAGTGCAGCAGCAGTTCCAGTAGGTATAACTAAGCATAGGGATCATTTACCTAACTTAGAGATATTTAACGAGAAAACTGCAAGAGAGACTATAGAACAAGTTGAAAAATTACATGAAAAATATCTAAAGGAATTAGGAACAAGATTTATATTCTTATCAGATGAATTTTATGTAATGGCTAATAAAAAATTATTAGACTATGATGAATATGAAGGATTTATACAATTTGAAAATGGAGTAGGAATGATTAGTAAGCTTGAAAGAGAAATACAAGATCAACTAACTACTTTATCTGAAGAAAAGATAAATATAAAAAAGAAAGTTTCTATAGCAACAGGGCATTCTGCATATGAATTTATATGTAAAATGGCAAAAGAAATAATGGATAAGTGTCCTAATATGGAGATTAACGTTTATAAGATAATAAATAATTTCTTTGGAGAGACAATAACTGTTTCTGGACTTATAACAGCAACAGATATAATGGATCAATTAAAAGGTATAGATTTAGGAGAGACTCTTTATATACCAAGAAGTATGCTAAAAGCAGATGAAGATATATTCTTAGATAATATAACTTTAGAAGAATTAAACAATAAAATGGGAATTGAAGTAATACCTTGCTTAAATGAAGGTAAAGACTTTGTTGATAAAATATTAAAGTAG
- the der gene encoding ribosome biogenesis GTPase Der: MSNSNNRPIVAVVGRPNVGKSTLFNKLAGKRISIVEDTPGVTRDRIFTEVEWLDRYFTLIDTGGIEPDNGDIILSKMRNQAMLAMDMAHVIMFVVDGKAGLTAADKEVAQILRKTSKPVILVVNKIDNINQFDNIYDFYELGLGTPFAISSANGMGLGDLLDEVIAFFPKGLNTEYDEDIIKIAITGKPNAGKSSIVNKMLGEERVIVSPIAGTTRDAVDTYLERDGQQFMLIDTAGIRKKSKIYETVEKYSVIRSMAAVDRADVVMIVIDAAEGITEQDTKVAGIAHDEGKGCIFVVNKWDLIEKDNKTLGNYTKEIREKFPFMMYAPVLFVSAKTNQRMNKILETAEFVANENAKRVSTSALNDVIGEAVMLNQPPSDKGKRLKIYYGSQTGVKPPKFTLFINDKQLTHFSYQRYLENKIRENFGFEGTPIHFEYREKRR; this comes from the coding sequence ATGAGCAATAGCAATAATAGACCGATAGTTGCAGTAGTAGGAAGACCTAATGTTGGTAAATCAACATTATTTAATAAACTAGCAGGAAAAAGAATATCTATAGTAGAAGATACTCCAGGAGTAACTAGAGATAGAATATTCACTGAAGTTGAGTGGTTAGACAGATACTTCACATTAATAGATACAGGTGGTATAGAGCCAGATAATGGAGATATAATACTATCTAAAATGAGAAATCAAGCAATGCTTGCTATGGACATGGCTCACGTTATAATGTTTGTAGTTGATGGAAAGGCAGGACTTACAGCAGCAGATAAAGAAGTTGCACAAATACTTAGAAAGACTAGTAAACCAGTTATATTAGTAGTTAACAAAATAGATAATATAAATCAATTTGATAACATATATGACTTTTATGAATTAGGATTAGGAACTCCATTTGCAATATCTAGTGCTAATGGAATGGGACTTGGAGACTTACTAGATGAAGTAATAGCATTTTTCCCTAAAGGATTAAATACAGAGTATGACGAAGATATAATAAAGATAGCTATAACAGGAAAGCCTAATGCAGGAAAGAGTTCTATAGTTAACAAGATGTTAGGAGAAGAAAGAGTTATAGTAAGTCCAATAGCTGGAACTACTAGAGATGCTGTAGATACTTATCTAGAAAGAGATGGACAACAGTTCATGCTTATAGATACGGCAGGTATAAGAAAGAAAAGTAAGATATATGAAACAGTAGAAAAATATAGTGTTATAAGATCTATGGCAGCAGTAGATAGAGCAGATGTTGTAATGATAGTAATAGATGCAGCAGAAGGTATAACTGAACAAGATACAAAAGTTGCAGGTATAGCACATGATGAAGGTAAAGGATGTATATTCGTTGTTAATAAGTGGGACTTAATAGAAAAAGACAACAAGACTTTAGGAAATTACACAAAAGAAATAAGAGAAAAGTTCCCATTTATGATGTATGCACCAGTGCTATTTGTTTCTGCTAAAACTAATCAAAGAATGAATAAAATATTAGAAACTGCAGAATTTGTAGCAAACGAAAATGCTAAGAGAGTATCAACATCAGCATTAAACGATGTAATAGGTGAAGCTGTAATGTTAAATCAACCACCATCAGACAAAGGAAAGAGATTAAAAATATACTATGGTTCTCAAACAGGAGTTAAGCCACCTAAGTTTACGTTATTTATAAATGACAAGCAGTTAACTCACTTCTCATATCAAAGATATCTTGAAAATAAGATAAGAGAGAACTTTGGATTTGAAGGAACTCCTATACACTTTGAATACAGAGAAAAAAGAAGGTAA
- the plsY gene encoding glycerol-3-phosphate 1-O-acyltransferase PlsY: MLNYLIIFIIAYLLGNISTSYIIARRLAGVDIRTQGSGNAGSTNVLRTLGKKAGLMTFVGDLLKGIIAVLLAGIIAKYIGLDPLTAKYIAVVGVVSGHNWPAFLGFKGGKGVATSLGSMIAVNPIMALSCFLVFLIIVYITKYVSLGSVLSISLSPVIMIFSQNTKGVLVTLFLTLSVIYTHRENIKRLINKTERKIGEKK; encoded by the coding sequence ATGCTTAACTATTTAATAATTTTTATAATTGCTTATCTTTTAGGAAATATATCAACATCATATATTATTGCTAGAAGATTAGCAGGAGTGGACATAAGAACTCAGGGATCGGGAAATGCAGGTTCTACTAATGTACTTAGAACTCTTGGAAAAAAGGCAGGTCTTATGACATTTGTAGGAGACTTATTAAAAGGAATAATAGCCGTATTATTAGCAGGTATAATTGCTAAATATATTGGACTAGACCCACTTACAGCTAAGTATATAGCTGTTGTAGGAGTTGTTAGTGGTCATAACTGGCCAGCATTTTTAGGATTTAAAGGTGGAAAAGGAGTTGCTACATCTTTAGGTTCTATGATAGCAGTTAATCCTATAATGGCCTTAAGCTGCTTTTTAGTATTTTTAATAATAGTTTATATAACTAAATACGTATCACTAGGATCAGTACTTAGTATATCACTTTCTCCAGTAATAATGATATTTAGTCAAAATACAAAAGGTGTACTAGTTACATTATTTTTAACTCTATCAGTTATATATACTCATAGAGAAAATATAAAAAGACTTATAAATAAAACAGAAAGAAAAATTGGAGAAAAAAAATAA
- a CDS encoding capping complex subunit for YIEGIA: MGENMGLTEYTLAVITTDKNMKFGGGCPIFYAEDDKDLQHKAMLMAKSVGGMVHDMTNGTLIVVKH; this comes from the coding sequence ATGGGAGAAAATATGGGTTTAACAGAATATACATTAGCAGTAATAACTACAGATAAAAATATGAAATTTGGTGGAGGATGTCCTATATTTTATGCAGAGGATGATAAAGATCTTCAACATAAAGCAATGCTTATGGCAAAGAGCGTTGGAGGAATGGTTCATGATATGACAAATGGAACATTAATCGTAGTTAAACATTAA